A genome region from Setaria italica strain Yugu1 chromosome III, Setaria_italica_v2.0, whole genome shotgun sequence includes the following:
- the LOC101752662 gene encoding protein DJ-1 homolog D: MAAKKVLLLCGDYMEDYEVMVPFQALQAYGVSVDGVCPGKKAGDVCRTAVHQGIGHQTYSETRGHNFALNASFDEIGANGYDGLVIPGGRAPEYLAMDDKVLDLVRKFSDAKKPIASVCHGQLILAAAGVVQNRTCTAYPAVKPVLVAAGAKWDEPDTMAKCSVDGNLITAATYDSHPEFISLFVKALGGSVAGSDKKILFLCGDYMEDYEVMVPFQSLQALGCHVDAVCPDKGAGEKCPTAIHDFEGDQTYSEKPGHDFTLTASFESMDASSYDALVIPGGRAPEYLALNDKVISLVKGFSDKGKPIASICHGQQILSAAGVLKGKKCTAYPAVKLNVVLGGGTWLEPDPIDRCFTDGNLVTGAAWPGHPEFVAQLMALLGIKVSF; the protein is encoded by the exons ATGGCGGCGAAGAAGGTGCTCCTGCTCTGCGGCGACTACATGGAGGACTACGAG GTCATGGTCCCGTTCCAAGCGCTGCAAGCGTATGGCGTCTCCGTGGATGGCGTCTGCCCCGGCAAGAAGGCCGGCGACGTCTGCCGCACCGCCGTCCATCAGGGGATCGGCCACCAG ACATACTCTGAGACAAGAGGTCATAATTTTGCACTGAATGCTTCATTTGATGAAATTGGTGCTAATGGATATGATGGATTGGTAATCCCTGGAGGCCGTGCACCAGAATACCTTGCAATGGATGACAAGGTGCTTGACTTGGTCAGAAAATTCTCTGATGCTAAGAAACCTATCGCATCAGTTTGCCATGGACAGTTGATTTTGGCAGCAGCAGGAGTAGTTCAGAACCGCACCTGCACAGCATATCCAGCTGTTAAACCAGTTTTGGTTGCTGCTGGTGCTAAGTGGGACGAACCTGATACCATGGCAAAATGTTCTGTTGATGGCAATCTCATCACTGCAGCGACTTATGATTCTCATCCTGAATTCATCAGCCTATTTGTCAAAGCACTTGGAGGCTCTGTTGCAGGCTCAGACAAGAAAATTCTGTTCCTCTGTGGG GACTACATGGAGGATTATGAGGTTATGGTCCCATTCCAATCCCTTCAAGCTCTTGGCTGCCATGTCGATGCTGTTTGCCCTGACAAGGGTGCTGGGGAGAAGTGCCCAACAGCCATTCATGACTTTGAAGGTGATCAAACTTACAGTGAGAAGCCTGGTCATGATTTTACTTTGACAGCATCATTTGAAAGTATGGATGCTTCAAGCTATGATGCACTTGTGATTCCTGGGGGAAGGGCTCCTGAGTATCTGGCTCTGAATGATAAGGTCATTAGCTTGGTCAAGGGCTTCTCAGATAAAGGAAAGCCAATTGCATCGATCTGCCATGGACAGCAGATTTTATCCGCTGCTGGAGTCCTTAAG GGAAAGAAATGCACGGCGTACCCGGCCGTGAAGCTGAACGTGGTGCTCGGGGGCGGAACCTGGCTGGAGCCTGACCCGATCGACCGCTGCTTCACCGACGGCAACCTCGTGACGGGCGCAGCTTGGCCTGGGCACCCGGAGTTCGTCGCCCAGCTCATGGCTTTGCTGGGCATCAAGGTCTCCTTCTGA
- the LOC101753473 gene encoding probable polyamine oxidase 4, with protein MDQPPNGFAAGGFFKHIDGQNSSPPSVIVIGGGISGIAAARALSNASFKVTLLESRDRLGGRVHTDYSFGCPIDMGASWLHGVCNENSLAPLIRMLGLRLYRTSGDNSVLYDHDLESYALFDKNGQQVPQEIVMKVGEIFEKILKETVKVRDEHANDMALIQAMAIVLDRNPHLKLEGLEYEVLQWCICRLEAWFATDTDNISLKNWDQEHVLTGGHGLMVNGYDPVIKALARDLDVHLNHRVTKIIQRYNKVIVCVEDGASFVADAAIITVPLGVLKANIIKFEPELPREKLSAIADLGVGIENKIALKFNTVFWPNVEVLGRVAPTSNACGYFLNLHKATGNPVLVCMVAGSFAYEIEKLSDEESVNFVMSQLRKMLPQATEPVQYLVSRWGSDPNSLGSYSCDLVGKPADLYERFCAPVGNLFFAGEAACIDHSGSVHGAYSSGIAAAEDCRRRLSTQLGISDLFQVGKIVVREEMNEVMVPFQISRL; from the exons ATGGACCAGCCACCGAATGGCTTCGCCGCTGGAG GTTTTTTCAAGCACATCGATGGGCAAAACTCTTCTCCCCCTTCTGTAATTGTAATAGGGGGCGGGATTTCAGGCATTGCAGCCGCTCGTGCTTTGTCAAATGCTTCATTTAAG GTCACGCTCTTAGAGTCGAGGGACCGACTTGGTGGCCGTGTGCACACTGACTATTCTTTTGGATGTCCAATTGACATGGGTGCATCTTG GTTGCATGGTGTATGCAATGAGAATTCTTTGGCGCCATTGATTAGGATGCTTGGGCTTAGATTATATCGCACAAGTGGTGATAACTCTGTATTGTATGACCATGATTTAGAGAG ctaTGCCCTATTTGATAAAAATGGTCAGCAAGTTCCCCAGGAGATAGTTATGAAAGTTGGGGAAATATTTGAGAAAATTCTTAAGGAG ACGGTCAAAGTAAGAGATGAACATGCAAACGACATGGCTCTCATTCAAGCCATGGCAATTGTGCTTGACAGGAATCCACATCTGAA GCTGGAGGGCCTGGAATATGAAGTGCTGCAGTGGTGTATATGTAGACTGGAGGCATGGTTTGCCACAGACACGGACAATATATCTCTGAAAAACTGGGATCAG GAACATGTGCTTACTGGTGGACATGGTCTCATGGTGAATGGCTATGATCCTGTCATCAAAGCTCTCGCTCGAGATCTTGATGTTCACCTCAACCACAG GGTCACAAAGATCATTCAGCGTTATAATAAGGTTATTGTTTGTGTGGAAGATGGCGCAAGTTTTGTTGCAGATGCTGCCATAATAACTGTCCCTCTCGGTGTACTTAAGGCAAATATCATCAAGTTTGAACCTGAGCTACCAAGAGAGAAACTTTCAGCAATCGCTGATCTTGGCGTTGGCATTGAGAACAAGATAGCTCTCAAGTTCAACACTGTATTTTGGCCTAATGTAGAAGTACTAGGCAGGGTTGCCCCAACGTCAAATGCATGTGGTTACTTTCTCAACCTTCACAAAGCCACAGGAAATCCAGTCCTGGTATGCATGGTAGCTGGAAGTTTTGCATACGAAATCGAGAAGCTATCAGATGAAGAATCTGTGAACTTTGTTATGTCCCAGCTCAGGAAAATGCTACCACAGGCAACTGAACCG GTTCAGTATCTGGTTTCACGGTGGGGCAGTGACCCAAACTCACTCGGTTCCTACTCGTGCGATCTAGTAGGGAAACCAGCTGACTTGTATGAAAGATTCTGCGCTCCCGTGGGCAACCTGTTTTTCGCTGGGGAGGCCGCCTGCATCGATCACTCTGGGTCAGTGCATGGAGCTTATTCTTCAGGCATTGCCGCCGCAGAGGACTGCCGAAGGCGTCTCTCGACGCAGCTAGGCATCTCTGACCTGTTCCAGGTCGGGAAGATTGTTGTGAGGGAGGAGATGAATGAAGTCATGGTTCCCTTCCAGATATCCAGGCTGTGA
- the LOC101753072 gene encoding probable polyamine oxidase 2: protein MDPNGLKTGGLLLPTIERRCTTPPSVIVIGGGISGVAAARALSNSSFKVTVLESRDRIGGRVHTDYSFGCPIDMGASWLHGVCNENSLAPLIGYLGLRLYRTSDDNSVLYDHDLESYALFDKDGNQVPKETVDKVGETFERILEETVKVRDEQEHDMPLLQAISIVFERFPELKLEGLEDQVLQWCVCRLEAWFAADADEISLKNWDQERVLTGGHGLMVNGYYPVIEALAQGLDIRLNQRVTKITRQYNGVKVTTEDGTNYFADACIITVPLGVLKANIIKFEPELPPWKSSAIADLGVGIENKIAMHFDRVFWPNVEVLGITGPTPKACGYFLNLHKATGNPVLVYMAAGRFAQEVEKLSDKEAVDLVVSHLKKMLPDATEPTQYLVSRWGSDPNSLGSYSCDLVGKPADVCVRFSAPVENLYFAGEAASADHSGSVHGAYSSGLAAAEDCRKRLLTLKGVPDLVQVAAWEEVAGAVAPLQICRT from the exons aTGGATCCCAATGGCCTCAAAACTGGAG GCCTTTTGCTCCCAACTATTGAGAGGCGGTGCACGACGCCTCCATCCGTCATCGTGATCGGCGGTGGCATCTCGGGCGTTGCAGCTGCTCGTGCTCTCTCCAACTCTTCATTTAAG GTGACTGTTCTGGAGTCCAGAGATCGTATTGGTGGACGTGTTCATACTGATTACTCATTTGGATGCCCAATTGATATGGGAGCATCATG GCTGCACGGTGTGTGCAATGAGAATTCACTGGCTCCATTGATCGGATATCTTGGGCTGAGGTTATACCGCACCAGCGATGACAACTCTGTTCTGTATGATCATGATTTAGAAAG CTATGCTCTCTTTGATAAGGATGGCAATCAGGTCCCAAAGGAGACAGTTGATAAAGTAGGAGAAACATTTGAAAGAATTCTTGAAGAG ACGGTGAAAGTGCGTGATGAGCAGGAACATGACATGCCCCTTCTACAAGCAATTTCCATTGTGTTTGAGAGGTTCCCCGAGTTAAA GCTAGAAGGGCTAGAAGATCAGGTCTTGCAATGGTGTGTCTGCCGGCTTGAGGCATGGTTTGCTGCAGATGCAGATGAAATATCCCTGAAAAACTGGGATCAG GAGCGTGTTCTTACTGGTGGGCATGGACTGATGGTAAATGGATACTATCCTGTTATTGAGGCTCTTGCTCAAGGTCTTGACATCAGGCTTAATCAAAG GGTCACCAAAATTACCCGGCAATACAATGGAGTTAAGGTCACTACTGAAGACGGTACGAACTACTTCGCCGACGCTTGCATAATCACAGTGCCACTCGGTGTGCTCAAGGCGAACATAATCAAGTTCGAGCCTGAACTGCCCCCATGGAAGAGCTCTGCCATCGCGGACCTCGGTGTTGGCATTGAGAACAAGATCGCCATGCACTTCGACAGAGTCTTCTGGCCCAACGTCGAGGTGCTGGGAATAACTGGTCCGACGCCTAAAGCATGTGGATACTTCCTGAACCTCCACAAGGCCACCGGCAATCCGGTCCTCGTGTACATGGCTGCTGGAAGGTTCGCCCAGGAAGTGGAGAAACTGTCCGACAAGGAAGCCGTCGATCTGGTCGTTTCTCACCTGAAGAAGATGCTTCCAGATGCTACTGAACCT ACGCAGTACTTGGTGTCACGCTGGGGCTCTGACCCGAACTCTCTGGGGTCCTATTCGTGCGACCTGGTCGGGAAGCCGGCCGACGTCTGCGTGAGGTTCTCCGCTCCCGTGGAGAACCTGTACTTCGCCGGTGAGGCGGCCAGTGCCGACCACTCGGGGTCCGTGCACGGCGCGTACTCGTcgggcctcgccgccgcagaAGATTGTAGGAAGCGCCTCCTGACGCTGAAGGGCGTCCCGGACCTAGTACAGGTCGCGGCgtgggaggaggtggccggagctGTGGCTCCCCTGCAGATTTGCAGGACCTGA